TCGCGCAGCGCGATGCCGGCGCCGTCGCGTCGCTCGAGGGCTTCCCGCTCGCCGATCGTCTGGCGACCGCCGTCGTCGCGGCCGCGACGTACGCGCGGCGCACGCTCTGGCCGAGCGACCTCGCCGTCTTCCATCCGCACCCGGTCGCGGGCTACGGAGCGCTGCGCGTCGCGCTCGCCGCCGCGGTGCTGGCGGCGCTCGCCCTCGCGGCCGCGCTCGTGTGGCGCCGGCGCGGCCGCGCGGCCTTCGCCTTCGGCGGGCTGTGGTTCGCGGGGACGCTCGTGCCGGTGATCGGGCTCGTGACCGTGGGCGAGCAGGCCATGGCCGACCGCTACACGTACGTGCCCTCGATCGGTCTCGCCGTCGCGATCGCGTGGCTCGCGCCGACGCGCGGGGGGGCGGCGCGCGTCGCCGCCGGCGTCGCGGCGGTCGCGCTCGCGGCGCTCGCGCTCGCGACGCGCGCGGAGCTCGCCCACTGGCGCGACGACGCGACGCTCTTCGCGCGCGCGCTCGAGGTGACGCGCGACAGCCGCGTCGCCCACCTGAACTACGGCAACGCGATCGAGGGACGCGCGCCCGTCGCGGAGCAGATCCGCCACTTCGAGCGGGCCGTCGCGCTCGGGCCGGGCGACGCGCTCGCGCGCTATCACCTCGCGCGCGCCTTCGCACTCGCGGGCGACCTCCCGCGCGCGCGCGCCGAGTACGAGCGCTCGCTCGCGCTCGACCCGTCCGACCCGCGCGCCTGGAACAACTACGGCAACGTGCTCGCCGCGGGCGGCGAGCGCGACCGCGCGCTCGACGCCTATCGGCGCGCGCTCGCGCTCGACCCGTCGCACGCGACGGCGAGCTTCAACCTCGCGATGGCCGCGCTCGAGGACGGCGACCTCGCGGGCGCGCGGGCGCTCGCGCTGCGCTTCGCCGCGGGCGAGCGCGACCGGAGCGCGGACGTCGAGCGCCTCGCGCGCGCGTTCGCCGACCGCGGCGATCTCGCGACCGCCGCCGCGGTCGTCGAGCGCCGCGCGCGCGACGAGGCGCGGGCGGCCGCGCTGCTCGCGGGCTTCGCGTGGGCCGACGCGCGCGAGGCGCAGGCGATCGAGGCGGCCGAGCGCGCGGTCGCGCTCGCTCCCGACGTCGCGGCGTTCGCGAACGACCTCGCGTTCATGCGCGCGACCGCGCGCACGCCCGCGCTGCGCGACGCGGCGCGCGCGCGCGACCTCGCGCTGCGCGCGCTCGCGCTCGATGCGCCTCGCCGCGACCCCGAGGTGCTCGATACACTCGCGGCCGCGCAGGCGGCGGCGGGTGACGTCGCGGGGGCGATCGCGACGGCCGACGAGGCGGCGGCGCTCGCGCGCGCCGAGGGGCGCGAGGCGCTCGCGCGCGCGATCGAGGCGCGAGCGCGACGCCAGGCGGAGGGCGCGGCGACGGTGGAGACGGCGGCCGGGCGGGCGAGCGCCGATGGCATCGGGCGGCCCGACGGCGCGTTCGCGCGCGATCCCCGCGCCGAGGCGCCGCACTCGGGCCCGGCGCCGCGCGCGGGCGAGCCGCAACGCGCGGGTCCGGCCGGGCCGGCGCCGCGGACGGAACGTTAGGTGGCGCGCACTCCGTCGCGACGCACCTCGCGCGGTCGTCCTCCCTCGACGGGCGCGCACCGGTCGGGCGCGACGACCGTCCCGGCAGGCGGCGCGTCCGCCGACGTCACCGCGCCCCTCCGGCTCGACCGCGTGGACGCGGCCGTCGCGCTCGCCCTCGCGGTGGCCGTGCTCGTGGCCTGGGCCAACGCCCTGTCGGCCGGGTTCGTGTACGACGACGTCGGGAGCATCGTCGAGAACCCGCACGTGCAGTGGCCGTCGCTCTCGCTCGACGCGCTGTGGCGCGCGTGGTGGTCGAGCCCGACGCGGCGGGTCGTCGCGAACGCGTCGTTCGGCGTCGACCATCTGCTGTTCGGGCTCGACGCGCGCGCCTTCCACGCGACCAACATCGCCATCCACGCGACGTGCGCGGTGCTCGTGTACGCGCTGCTGCGGCGGCTCGTGCGCGGCGAGGGCGCGCGCGTCGCGGCGGCGGTGGCCGCCGCCGTCTTCGCGGTCCACCCGATCGAGACGCAGGCGGTCACGTACGTCGTCCAGCGCATGGCGAGCCTGGCGACGCTCTTCTGCGTCGTGTCGCTGCTCTGTCACGCGCGCGCGCGCGCCGCGGGCGGGTGGCACGCCGGCTGGCTCGCGGGCGCGGTGCTCGCGTGGCTCGCGGCGGTGGGCTCGAAGGAGAGCGCCGCCGCGTTCCCGGCCGTCGTGTGGCTCTACGAGTGGCTGTTCGTGCGCGGGGCCGACGCGCGCGGGGCCCGCCTCATGGCGGGCGTCGTCGGTGTCGCGGCAGCGGCGATGGTCGCGATGATCGCGGTCACGTACGGCGACCCGTTCCGCGACTATCGCTTCCACGACTTCGGCATCGCCGACCGGCTGTGGAGCCAGGGCCGCGTCGCGTTCGTGTACGCGAGCCTCGTCGCCTGGCCCGCGCCGTCGCGTCTCTCGCTGATCCACGAGCTCGCGCCGTCGCGCGGCCCCTTCGAGCCGTGGACGACGCTCCCGGCGTGGCTCGCGCTCGCCGCGGCGTTCGCGTTCGCGGTGCTCCGCGCGCGCCGCGCGCCGCTCGTCGCGTTCGGCGCGGGGTGGATCGCGCTCGCGCTCGCGATCGAGTCGTCCGTCTTCCCGCTGCGGCTCGTGCACGAGCACCGGCTCTACGCCGCGATGGTCGGCGTCGCGATCCTGCTGGCCGCTGCGCTGCGCCCGCTCGCGGCGCGGCGGCCGCGGCTCGTCGCCGCGGCGGCGCTCCCGCTGCTCGCGGCGCTCGCCGCGGCGACGCACGTGCGCAATCGCGCCTGGCGCGACGACGCGACGCTCTGGGCCGACGTGATCGCGAAGGCGCCCGGCTATGCGGCGGGCTACCAGAGCCTCGGCGCCGTCGTCGCCGAGCGCGGCGACCTCGAGCGGGCGCGCGCCCTCTTCGAGCGCGGCATCGAGGTCGACCCCGACTACGGCGGCAACTACGCCGGGCTCGGGACGCTCGCGGGCCGCTCGGGCGACGCCGAGCGCTCGGTCGCGCTCTTCGAGCGCGCGGTCGCGCTCGACCCGCTCGACCAGTTCGCGTGGATGAACCTCGGCATCGCGCTCGGGCGCGTCGGGCGGCACGCGGATGGCGTCGCCGCGCTCGACCGCTCGCTCGCGATCTTCGAGCGCGCGTCTGCGCTCGCGGCATCGGCGCGCGCGCTCGCGGCCCTCGGCCGTCACGACGAGGCGGCGACGCGCTTCGCGCGCGCGCTCGCGATCGAGCCGCGGCACGCCGCGCTGCGCATCGAGCTCGCGCGCGAGCTCGACGCGGCCGGTCGCCGCGCCGAGGCGCGGCGCGCGCTCGAGGCCGCGCTCGCGACCGAGGCCGCGGCGGGCGCGCGCGGCGAGCTCGCGACGCTCGCCTGGCGGGCGGGCGACGCGGCCGGCGCCGTCGCCCACCTGCGCGCCGCGCTCGCGCTCGACCCGCGCGATGCGATCGCGGCCAACAACCTCGCGTGGATGCTCGCGACCGCGGCCGACCCGGCCGTGCGCGACGGCGAGCAGGCCGCGCACTGGCTCGCGGTCGCGGAGGAGGCGGCCGCGGCGAGCGCGGAGAGCGCGGCGACGCCCGCGTCGGCCGCGGGCCGCGAGGCCGAGGCGCTCGACGCGCGCGCCGTCGTCGCGGCCGCGCGCGGTCGCTTCGACGAGGCGCGCGCGCTCGCCGCGCGCGCGCTCGCCGCGGCGCGCGCCGCCGGCGACGACGCGCTCGCGGCGGAGATCGCCCGGCGCGCGGCCGCGTTCGCGGCAGAGCGTCCGTATCTCGAGCGACCGGCCGCGGAGTCGGGCGGGTGAGCGCGCACCGCTCGTGCGCGCGCGCGGACCTGCTCGGCGCGGTCGCGATCGCGCTCGTCGCCGCCGCCGTCTACGGCGACTCGCTCGCGTTCCCGTTCGTGTACGACGACGTGTCGAACATCGTCCAGAACCCCGGGATCCGGCTCCGATGGGATGCGTGGTCGAGCGTGAGGGGTCTTCGTCTGTGGAGCCCGACGCCTCGTCCAGTGGCGAACGGGAGCTTTGCGCTGTGCCACGCGGTGTTCGGTCTGGAGTCGTGGGGGTACCGGTTGGTGAACGTGGGGATCCACGTTCTGGCGTCGCTGTGCGTGGTGGGGGTGGTGCGTCGGTGGTCGCGTTCGTTCGACGCGTCGGGTCGACTCGAAGCGGGCTCGTACGCGTGGGCGGGCTGGATCGCGGGTCTCGTGTTCGCATCGCACCCGCTGGCGACGCAGTCGGTGACGTACGTGGTGCAGCGGATGACGAGCCTGTCGACGCTGCTGTACGTGGCGGCGCTGTGGGTGTGGCTGGTGGGGTCGTCGCGGTCGGTGGGGGCGCGGTGGCGCTGGCGTTCGGGCGCGGTGGTGCTGTGGGTGCTGTCGCTCGGCTCGAAGGAGATCGCGGCGACGTGGCCGGTCGTGGTGTGGCTGTGGGAGTGGGGGTACGGGTCGGGGCGGTCGGATCTCCGGGGGTACGTGCGTCGGACGGGCTGGATGTGGGGCGCGGCGGCGGTGCTGTTCGGGGTGCTGTTGTGGGCGTACGGCGGGTTCGACGGTGCGAGCGCGGGGAGCGTGTCGGGAGGGTATGCGCGCAAGCCGTTCACGTGGTGGGAGCGGTGGTGGACGGAGCCTCGGGTGTGGTGGAGGTACGTGGGTCTGTGGGTGTGGCCGTTGCCGTGGCGGCTGAGCGTGATCCACGCGGTGGAGATGTCGTCGGGCCCGTTCGGGACGTGGGGGACGGCGGTGTCGTGGCTGGGCTGGGTGGGTGTGTTGGCGGGGGGCGCGTGGGCGTGGCGTCGTGCGTCGACGCGGTGGCTGGGCTGGGTGATCGGATGGTTCTGGGTGCAGCAGTGGGTGGAGGGGACGGTGCTGCCGCTCGAGCCGATGTACGAGCACCGGACGTATCTGCCGTCGGTGGGTCTGTGTGCGGGGGTGGGGTACGGGGCGGTGCGATTGCGCGGGTGGGCGCAGGCGCGGGGGATGTCGCGCGCGGCGGCGGGCCGCGCACTCGCGCTCGTCGTCGCCTCCGTCGTCGCCGCGCTCGCGTTGCTCGCGCACGCGCGCAACCAGGTCTGGCGCTCGCCCGATGCGCTCTGGTCCGATGCGCTCGCGAAGGCGCCCGGCCATCCGCGTCCGCACGTCAACTACGGAATGGCGCTCGCGGCCGAGGGCCGGCACGACGCGGCGCTCGCGTCGTACGCGCGCGCGGCCGCGATCGACCCGCGCTTCCAGGAGGCGTGGCACGACCGCGGCGTGTCGCTCGCCGCGCTCGGACGTGACGCGGAGGCGCGCGCGGCGTTCGAGCGCGCGGTCGAGCTCGAGCCGCGCGACGCGCTCGCGCACCGCGCGCTCGCGAACGTGCTCTTCCGGCTGGGCGAGCTCGACGCCGGCGCCGACCACCTCGAGACCGCGGCGCGGCTCGCCGGCGGCCCGCACCTCTACGCGCAGCTCGCGCATGCGCGCGCGCGGCAGGGACGGACGGACGAGGCGATGCGCTGGCTCGCCGTGTCGCTCTCGATGGATCGCGCGCAGCCGGCGCGGCACGCGTTCTTCGCCGAGCTCGCGCTGCACCGCGGCGATCTCGCGCGCGCGGCCGCGCACCTCGACGAATCGCTCGCGCTGCGCGACGACGCCGGCGTGCGCGCCGCGCGCGCGCGCGTCGCCTGGGCGGCGGGCGAGTGGGGCGACGCGATCGCGCTCGCCGAGCGCGCGCACGCCGATGCGACGGGCCGCGCCGCGGTCCCGGCGGCCGCGACGCTCGCGTGGATGCGCGCGACCGCGCCCGACGACGCGCTGCGCGATGCCGCGCGCGCGCTCGAGGTGGCGCGTCGTCCCGAGCTCGCGCGCGATCCGCGACTGCTCGAGGCCGCGGCCGCTGCGCTCGCACAGCTCGGCGCGTTCGACGAAGCCGCGCTCGCACTCGAGCGCGCCGTCGCACTCTCGCGCGAGGGCGGGCAGGCCGCGCTCGCCGATCGCTGGCGACGCGATCTCGTCGACGTTCGCCAACGACGCGCGCCGATCGAGAGCGCGACGAGTGCGCGCGAGCGCGTCGTATCCGGTGCGTGGTCACCCGTTCCCGAGCCGATCGAGAGCTTGTCCACCCGTGGGGAGCCGACCGGACCGGCGCGCGGATCGCGACCGCCTCTCGCGCGCTAAGTCCCTGAACCGCGGTCGATCCGTGATAAGCTGCGCGCGCATTCGGTCCCACAGCGATCCCTGGATAGAGGCCTCCATGCAGCTTCCTCGAGTCTGGGAGCGGCGGCTCCTCGTAGCCGTGGCGCTCCTCCTCCCCCTTCACGCCGGTGCCCAGGGAGGAGCGGATCCGCTCGACGACCCGTTCGGGCCGAGCTACGACGCCGACGAGCTGTTCGACGACGGCATCCACGAGCCGGACTGGATCCCGAGCCTGCGCCTCGACCTCGGCATCCTCCACCACCAGGGGCTCGCCGTCCTCACGACGCCCGGCGTCGACACCGATCGCGACGGCATCGACGACTGCGGAACGCCGTCGCCGACGAACCTGAATCCCGAGTGCCCGGGCATCAACACCGTGAGCTCGCGCCGCGAGATCATGACGGCGACCGATCGCACCGCCGTCGACGGCCCCGTGCTCGGCTTCAGCTTCGAGCTGATGGGCCCGCCGATCGAGCAGATCGTCGGCGACATGCGGCTGCTCGCGGTCGTCGGCTATCGCGACCTGCTCGAGGGCAACACCGCCGTCGCGCGCGCGCAGGTGAACAATCCCCAGGCGCGCGGCCTGCGCGCGAAGGGGAAGTTCCTGATCGACTCGATGTACTACGCGGGCATCGGGACGTCGTTCCAGCTGCCCGTCGAGGGCTACAACCTCAAGCTCAAGCCGTCGATCAACTGGGTGATGATGGACGCCGTGGTCACGCCCTTCCTCGTGCAGCAGGTCGTGACCGACGCGTCCGCGAGCGGCACCAACAACAACTTCCCTCGCCAGAAGGAGGTGGCGTTCACGAACCACGGCATCGCGCCGCGGGTCGAGCTCGACGCCGAGGTCTATCGCGAGGGGCCGATCTCCGTCGGTGTGTTCGCGAGCTTCGAGGTGCAGTACCTGCTGAGCGGGCCGCTCACGCACTCCGAGCGCGTCACGTCCTGCCTCAACCACGGCAACGACATGGTCGAGCAGCCGCCGGGCTCGGGGAACTTCGTGGTGTCGCCGTGCGCGTTCGTGCCGCCGCAGGGCCCGGACGCCCCGCCGACCAACGACCACGACGGCACGCTGCAGTTCGACTACGACCGCGACCCGCTGCTCTACTACGGCGCGATCGGCCTGCGCATGAGCTGGATGGGCGGCCCGTAGCCGGACGCCTTCGCGCGGCGCGCCGGCGCCGCCTACGGCGCGAGCGCCACCCGCGCCGCGCTCCACGCACCCGACGCCTCGTCCGCCCCGTCGAGCCCGAGCTCGCGCGCGAGCGCATCCGCGCCGCGCGCGTCGCCCGCGAACGCGAGCGCGAGCGCGGCCGCGAGTGCGTCCGTGCGCGCGGCGGGCGCGTCCTCCGCGAGTGCCGCTTCGCGGAGCCGCTCGCTCGCCTCCGCGAAGCGGCGATCGGCGAGCGCCGCGATCCCGAGCTCGCGCTCGATCGCCGCGCTGGTCCGTCCCTCGGCCGCGAGCGCGCGCGCGGCGGCGAGCCGCCGCGACTCGCTCCCGAAGAGCCACGCGACCGGGGCGCGCGCGTCCGACCCGCGCACGAAGGCGAGCAGACCGCGCGCGAGCGCGCGCGGCGTCGGCTCGAGGGTCAGCATCGCGTGGCGCGTCGCGTTCGCGAGCGGGAACCACGCGAGCGACTCGCGCACGATCGGCTCCGGCCACAGCGAGCCGACCCACGGGTCGGCGGCGAAGCGCGCCGCGTTCGCGCGCGCGTCCTCGATCCACGCGAGCTCGTCGGGAACGCGCGACCACGACGCGACGACGGCGGGCGCGCGCTCGGGGTGGAGGTCGACGAGCGGCGGCGTGTCGGCCGTCCACTCGGCGAGCCGCGCGGCGCCGGCGAGGTAGGTCGCGCCGAGCTGTCCGGGATGCTCGAGGCCGACGTCGCGCAGCGCGTCGCCCGTGCGCGCGGCGCTCCACAGCCCGCGCACGCGGGCCTCGTCGACGCGCGTCTTCGCGCCGCGCGAGCCGAGCAGGATCCAGTCGGCCGCGCTCGCCTCCCACAGCGTGCAGTCGGCGAACACGGCGCAGAACGCGCGCGTGATCGCCCTCGCGTCGACCGGCCGCATCTGCGTCGCCGGCAGCCAGTAGCTCGCGATCCCGCCCTCGCGAAGGCGCGCGCGGACGAGCGCGAAGTACTCCTCCGTGTAGAGGTTCACGACGCCCGCGTAGGCCGGCGGCGGCGGCTCCGCCGTGATCAGGTCGTAGCGCTCGCGCGCGGTCTGCAGGAAGTAGCGGCCGTCCTCCACGTGAACGGCGACGCGCGCGTCGTCGAGCGGGTTCGCGCCCGGCCCGGGATGGACGAGGGGCGCGAGCGCGAGGATCTCGGGCGCGATGTCGACGACGTCGATCGCCGCGAGCTCGTCGAGGTCCGTCAGCGCCTTCGCCGTCGTTCCGACGCCGAAGCTGATCAGGAGCGCGCGCTCGAGGTGCGGATGGAAGGCGGCGGGGAGGAAGGCGAACAGGCGCATGTAGCGGCGCGGCCCGACGACCGTGCCGGACATCGAATAGCCGTCGGTCACGAGGCGGTGCCCGACCGTCGCGCCCTCGAAGCCGATCGCGGTCACGACGGCGGTGCCGGCGATGCCCTCGCGCATCGCGACGATGCGCTCGTTCGCGCCGAACTCCGCGCGCAGCAGACGCGCGATCGAGCGCTCGTGCAGGCCGCTCGGGAACGTGGCGAGCAGCGCCAGCGAGGCGGCCGCGGCGACGGCGGCCGGCGCGCGCGCACTCGCGCGGTCGAGCGCGAGCACGGCGACGCCGAGATAGCCGGCCGCGAGCACCGCGGTGCTCGCGTCGACGCCGAGCGCGGGCAGCATGCCGAAGCCGGCGACGAGCGGCCCGACCGCCGCACCCGCGGAGTTCGCGAGCGCGAGCAGGCCGGTCGCGCGCGCCGGGCTCGCGAGCTCGCGCTCGAGCGCGTGTCCGAGGAGCGTGAACAGCGCGCCCGACGCGAGGCACGTCGGGCCCATCAGCACCGCGCACAGGAGCACGGCGTCGGACGGGCCGAGGTTGAGCGCGCCGCTCATGCCGCCGCCGGCGACGAGGTCGTCGAGCAGCGGCGCGAGGAGCAGGGGAACGGCGCGGTGCGAGAGCACGGCCGCGCCCGCTGCACCCGCGGCGACGGCCGGCGCGAGCCGCGCGAAGCGCGGGCTCGCGCGGAACGCGGCGCTCGCGGCGAGGCTTCCGAGCGCGATGCCGCCGAGCACGCTCGCGAGCATCCACGCGAACATCGCGCTGCTGTTCGGGAGGTACTGGATGGCGACGCGGAACCACACGACCTCGAAGGCGAGCGCGACGCCGCCCGCGAGTGCGGCGGCCGCGAGCAGGCGCAGCGCGCGCGCGCCGAGCGGTGCGCCCAGGGCG
This region of Myxococcota bacterium genomic DNA includes:
- a CDS encoding tetratricopeptide repeat protein; translated protein: MTRAPAASAAPAASAARTALGAFALAVVVAALYAPVREHAFLAYDDVLYVTESDPVRAGLSLATLRYALTATDAGNWHPVTWLSHALDVSLFGLDAGAHHATSVALHAATSALLWLVLAAATRAPWRSGLAAALFALHPLRVESVAWIAERKDVLCGLFWVAALGAETAYARRPGATRYAAVLACGALALASKAMAVTLPLSLALFDVWPLGRVRALRARDAAPAGPDASLARVALEKLPLLALAAAASAVALVAQRDAGAVASLEGFPLADRLATAVVAAATYARRTLWPSDLAVFHPHPVAGYGALRVALAAAVLAALALAAALVWRRRGRAAFAFGGLWFAGTLVPVIGLVTVGEQAMADRYTYVPSIGLAVAIAWLAPTRGGAARVAAGVAAVALAALALATRAELAHWRDDATLFARALEVTRDSRVAHLNYGNAIEGRAPVAEQIRHFERAVALGPGDALARYHLARAFALAGDLPRARAEYERSLALDPSDPRAWNNYGNVLAAGGERDRALDAYRRALALDPSHATASFNLAMAALEDGDLAGARALALRFAAGERDRSADVERLARAFADRGDLATAAAVVERRARDEARAAALLAGFAWADAREAQAIEAAERAVALAPDVAAFANDLAFMRATARTPALRDAARARDLALRALALDAPRRDPEVLDTLAAAQAAAGDVAGAIATADEAAALARAEGREALARAIEARARRQAEGAATVETAAGRASADGIGRPDGAFARDPRAEAPHSGPAPRAGEPQRAGPAGPAPRTER
- a CDS encoding tetratricopeptide repeat protein, translating into MSAHRSCARADLLGAVAIALVAAAVYGDSLAFPFVYDDVSNIVQNPGIRLRWDAWSSVRGLRLWSPTPRPVANGSFALCHAVFGLESWGYRLVNVGIHVLASLCVVGVVRRWSRSFDASGRLEAGSYAWAGWIAGLVFASHPLATQSVTYVVQRMTSLSTLLYVAALWVWLVGSSRSVGARWRWRSGAVVLWVLSLGSKEIAATWPVVVWLWEWGYGSGRSDLRGYVRRTGWMWGAAAVLFGVLLWAYGGFDGASAGSVSGGYARKPFTWWERWWTEPRVWWRYVGLWVWPLPWRLSVIHAVEMSSGPFGTWGTAVSWLGWVGVLAGGAWAWRRASTRWLGWVIGWFWVQQWVEGTVLPLEPMYEHRTYLPSVGLCAGVGYGAVRLRGWAQARGMSRAAAGRALALVVASVVAALALLAHARNQVWRSPDALWSDALAKAPGHPRPHVNYGMALAAEGRHDAALASYARAAAIDPRFQEAWHDRGVSLAALGRDAEARAAFERAVELEPRDALAHRALANVLFRLGELDAGADHLETAARLAGGPHLYAQLAHARARQGRTDEAMRWLAVSLSMDRAQPARHAFFAELALHRGDLARAAAHLDESLALRDDAGVRAARARVAWAAGEWGDAIALAERAHADATGRAAVPAAATLAWMRATAPDDALRDAARALEVARRPELARDPRLLEAAAAALAQLGAFDEAALALERAVALSREGGQAALADRWRRDLVDVRQRRAPIESATSARERVVSGAWSPVPEPIESLSTRGEPTGPARGSRPPLAR
- a CDS encoding spermidine synthase, translated to MTLARPEGDPTAVRVASALFFASGAAALVFEALWFRRAGLAFGNSIWASALVLSSFMTGMALGNALAARFAPRARAPLRAYVALELAIAVAGVALVAGLPALGPAFAPALAPLAPTPALLHAARFALAFVVLAVPATAMGATLPLLVHALRQRDADFGHLLGRLYGWNTLGAMVGAASTEALWIPLGGIVAAAAAAVALGAAAIAGALWLARAAPEAWSRVRESAAPSAALGAPLGARALRLLAAAALAGGVALAFEVVWFRVAIQYLPNSSAMFAWMLASVLGGIALGSLAASAAFRASPRFARLAPAVAAGAAGAAVLSHRAVPLLLAPLLDDLVAGGGMSGALNLGPSDAVLLCAVLMGPTCLASGALFTLLGHALERELASPARATGLLALANSAGAAVGPLVAGFGMLPALGVDASTAVLAAGYLGVAVLALDRASARAPAAVAAAASLALLATFPSGLHERSIARLLRAEFGANERIVAMREGIAGTAVVTAIGFEGATVGHRLVTDGYSMSGTVVGPRRYMRLFAFLPAAFHPHLERALLISFGVGTTAKALTDLDELAAIDVVDIAPEILALAPLVHPGPGANPLDDARVAVHVEDGRYFLQTARERYDLITAEPPPPAYAGVVNLYTEEYFALVRARLREGGIASYWLPATQMRPVDARAITRAFCAVFADCTLWEASAADWILLGSRGAKTRVDEARVRGLWSAARTGDALRDVGLEHPGQLGATYLAGAARLAEWTADTPPLVDLHPERAPAVVASWSRVPDELAWIEDARANAARFAADPWVGSLWPEPIVRESLAWFPLANATRHAMLTLEPTPRALARGLLAFVRGSDARAPVAWLFGSESRRLAAARALAAEGRTSAAIERELGIAALADRRFAEASERLREAALAEDAPAARTDALAAALALAFAGDARGADALARELGLDGADEASGAWSAARVALAP